The following are encoded together in the Magnetospirillum gryphiswaldense MSR-1 v2 genome:
- a CDS encoding diguanylate cyclase, with product MKPEEVFASLTAFQQGLAGHFDWLHRWYQAVLNRQDGVKFPDPAACACPFDQWHKNAGGTPFADFPDFAQLAAEHDEVHDKAAQLSGRAQAGLTVTTSDYETLMMSVLSFGATAQSLEREVWKALATVDPLTGLSNRQSMRTHLMGERDRAIRQKLPLSLALADIDHFKKINDGFGHSQGDKVLRAVAAVLKATVRPYDVVYRYGGEEFLLCLPGTNAENGALVLERIRAAIAALELTDDRGTPIPVTATFGIAEINADLSVDDAIELADRALYDGKLGGRNKVVITA from the coding sequence ATGAAACCGGAAGAGGTTTTTGCCTCGCTGACGGCGTTTCAGCAGGGGCTGGCCGGTCATTTCGACTGGCTGCACCGCTGGTATCAGGCGGTGCTGAACCGCCAGGACGGCGTCAAGTTTCCCGATCCCGCCGCCTGTGCCTGTCCGTTCGATCAGTGGCACAAAAACGCCGGCGGCACGCCTTTCGCCGATTTTCCCGACTTCGCCCAACTGGCGGCGGAACATGACGAGGTCCATGACAAGGCGGCGCAATTGTCGGGCCGGGCCCAGGCCGGGCTGACGGTGACCACGTCGGATTACGAAACGCTGATGATGTCGGTTCTGTCCTTCGGCGCCACCGCCCAAAGCCTGGAACGCGAGGTGTGGAAGGCCCTGGCCACCGTCGATCCGCTAACCGGGTTGTCCAACCGCCAAAGCATGCGCACCCATCTGATGGGCGAACGCGACCGCGCCATCCGGCAAAAGCTGCCCTTGTCCCTGGCCTTGGCCGATATCGACCATTTCAAGAAGATCAATGACGGCTTCGGCCATTCGCAGGGCGACAAGGTGCTGCGCGCCGTCGCCGCCGTCTTGAAGGCCACCGTGCGCCCCTATGACGTGGTGTACCGCTATGGCGGCGAGGAATTCCTGCTGTGTCTGCCCGGCACCAATGCCGAGAACGGCGCCTTGGTGCTGGAACGCATCCGTGCCGCCATCGCCGCCCTGGAACTGACCGATGATCGCGGCACCCCCATTCCGGTCACCGCCACCTTCGGCATCGCCGAAATCAACGCAGACCTGTCGGTAGACGACGCCATCGAACTGGCCGACCGCGCGCTTTACGACGGCAAGTTGGGCGGACGCAACAAGGTGGTGATCACCGCCTAA
- a CDS encoding acyl-CoA reductase, producing the protein MIRGIGPSGAVIDINAAITALAKSDNPGLPFATEAVAALAALSDRLLMSQSARHFPELVALGFWLRRTHLNALAAEFARTRPAQAMAVPRGLVLHIPPANVDVMMAYPWALSLLAGNRNIIRVSSRIGAAGQELLDAMTAILAESPGLAASNLFVSWPRDHTQSLAELSALADFRLVWGGDATIAQIRAVPLPPHAGELCFADRASLCAMAAEAVNRADEEELRHLAERFAADVTTFGQAACSSPRLLVWVGDDAACEQAQQRLVAALDRLPDMAPLAPAIALGRNAYVHRAAAEGLVSRPATPAGPILFAHAPKPVDGQQWGHCFGGLVHVARGPSLATVASFIQRRHQTLCHFGFDQAELAALVTRLRGTGLDRLVPVGTALSFSHLWDGADLLERLTKSVHLLAP; encoded by the coding sequence ATGATCCGGGGCATCGGACCATCGGGCGCCGTTATCGACATCAACGCCGCCATCACCGCCTTGGCGAAATCGGACAATCCGGGGCTACCTTTCGCCACCGAGGCGGTCGCGGCCCTGGCCGCGCTTTCCGACCGCCTGTTGATGTCCCAGAGCGCCCGCCATTTTCCCGAACTGGTCGCCTTGGGCTTCTGGCTACGGCGCACCCATCTGAATGCTCTGGCCGCCGAATTCGCCCGCACCCGCCCCGCCCAGGCCATGGCCGTACCCCGTGGCTTGGTCTTGCATATTCCCCCGGCCAATGTCGATGTGATGATGGCCTATCCGTGGGCGCTGTCGCTGCTGGCCGGAAACCGTAACATCATCCGCGTCTCATCCCGGATCGGCGCCGCCGGCCAGGAACTGCTCGATGCCATGACGGCGATCTTGGCGGAAAGCCCGGGGCTCGCGGCCAGTAACCTGTTCGTCAGCTGGCCGCGCGACCATACCCAGTCCCTGGCCGAGTTGTCGGCCCTGGCCGATTTTCGTCTGGTCTGGGGCGGCGATGCCACCATCGCCCAAATCCGCGCCGTGCCCTTGCCGCCACACGCCGGTGAACTGTGCTTCGCCGACCGCGCCTCGCTTTGTGCCATGGCGGCGGAGGCCGTCAACCGCGCCGACGAGGAGGAACTGCGGCACTTGGCCGAGCGCTTCGCCGCCGACGTCACCACCTTCGGCCAAGCCGCCTGTTCATCGCCGCGGCTGCTGGTCTGGGTCGGCGACGATGCCGCCTGTGAACAGGCACAGCAGCGTCTGGTCGCCGCCCTCGACCGCCTGCCCGATATGGCGCCGCTGGCCCCGGCCATCGCCTTGGGGCGCAACGCCTATGTCCATCGCGCCGCCGCCGAAGGCTTGGTCTCACGCCCCGCCACCCCTGCCGGCCCCATCCTGTTCGCCCATGCTCCCAAGCCGGTGGATGGGCAGCAATGGGGGCATTGCTTCGGCGGTCTGGTCCATGTGGCGCGGGGCCCGTCACTGGCCACCGTGGCCTCCTTCATCCAGCGGCGGCATCAGACCCTGTGCCATTTCGGCTTCGATCAGGCCGAACTTGCCGCCCTGGTCACCCGATTGCGCGGGACCGGCTTGGATCGGCTGGTGCCGGTGGGCACGGCGCTGAGTTTCAGCCATCTCTGGGACGGGGCCGACCTGTTGGAGCGGCTGACCAAATCCGTGCATCTGCTCGCCCCCTGA
- a CDS encoding CCE_0567 family metalloprotein codes for MSDIETLKAAVKKLSTQATQAKMDLHDLSEELPVNWESIPEVAARCHELHAKLTQARKDLKAAGG; via the coding sequence ATGAGCGATATCGAAACCCTGAAAGCTGCCGTCAAGAAGCTGTCGACCCAGGCGACCCAGGCCAAGATGGACCTGCACGATCTGTCCGAGGAACTGCCGGTCAATTGGGAAAGCATTCCCGAAGTGGCGGCCCGCTGCCACGAGCTGCATGCCAAGCTGACCCAGGCGCGCAAGGACCTGAAGGCCGCCGGCGGCTGA
- a CDS encoding SEL1-like repeat protein: protein MAREPEIIAAYRKAAEAGEMTAQFSLGEAYRLGQKVARDTSEAVRWLHRAAAQGHPQAGRTLQQMQAQGIDITPPADHPTPRQRQSLDDLLDSLKPASGPEGDGGMDAPLIAPDADSDPLDLDGGGSVDVAALKQADTPAAWVALGNAYRQGQGVDLDEVEAVSWYTKAAKANDPHGQYALAVMYDQGLGVRANDTEALRWYLAAAKAGDAQAQYNLANMIRAGRGCPADSKVAEQWYKKAAAQGEAAALFSLGALYEAGQGVDVDPVKAEDFYRQAAALGVAEAQFNLGNLLRGRDLDAALDFYTQASEQGLRQAQLNLGLLLQDSDAASASYWLRRAAKAGDTVAMLNLAALLITGRGVGKDEAEAYLWLEQAQRHGHGTVAAIAGKGVTALSKVMGEDGIAAARRRAPLLGLGG from the coding sequence ATGGCACGCGAACCAGAAATCATCGCCGCCTATCGCAAGGCGGCGGAAGCCGGCGAAATGACGGCGCAATTCAGCCTGGGCGAGGCCTATCGCCTGGGGCAGAAGGTCGCGCGCGACACCTCCGAAGCCGTGCGCTGGCTGCACCGCGCCGCCGCCCAGGGGCACCCTCAGGCGGGTCGCACCTTGCAGCAGATGCAGGCTCAAGGGATCGACATCACTCCGCCCGCCGACCATCCGACCCCGCGCCAGCGGCAAAGCCTGGACGACCTGCTCGACAGCCTGAAACCGGCTTCGGGACCGGAAGGGGATGGCGGCATGGATGCACCGCTGATCGCCCCCGATGCCGATAGCGACCCGCTGGACCTGGACGGCGGCGGCTCGGTCGATGTGGCGGCCCTGAAACAGGCCGACACCCCTGCTGCCTGGGTCGCTCTGGGCAATGCCTATCGTCAGGGCCAGGGCGTCGATTTGGACGAAGTCGAGGCGGTGTCGTGGTACACCAAGGCGGCCAAGGCCAATGATCCGCACGGCCAATACGCGCTGGCGGTGATGTACGACCAGGGCTTGGGCGTGCGCGCCAACGATACCGAAGCCCTGCGCTGGTATCTGGCCGCCGCCAAGGCCGGCGACGCCCAGGCCCAGTACAATCTGGCCAATATGATCCGGGCCGGACGCGGCTGCCCCGCCGATTCTAAGGTGGCCGAACAATGGTACAAGAAGGCCGCCGCCCAGGGTGAGGCCGCCGCCTTGTTCAGTTTGGGGGCTTTATACGAGGCCGGGCAAGGCGTGGATGTCGACCCGGTCAAGGCCGAGGATTTCTATCGTCAGGCCGCTGCCCTGGGGGTGGCCGAGGCTCAGTTCAACCTGGGCAATCTGCTGCGCGGACGCGATCTTGACGCCGCCTTGGATTTCTATACCCAGGCGTCGGAACAGGGGCTGCGCCAAGCCCAACTCAATCTGGGATTACTGCTGCAAGACAGCGACGCGGCATCGGCGTCCTATTGGCTGCGCCGCGCGGCCAAGGCCGGCGACACCGTGGCCATGCTTAACTTAGCCGCTCTGCTGATCACCGGTCGCGGCGTCGGCAAGGACGAGGCCGAGGCTTATCTGTGGCTGGAACAGGCCCAACGCCACGGCCATGGCACCGTCGCCGCCATCGCCGGCAAGGGCGTGACCGCCCTGTCCAAGGTCATGGGCGAAGACGGCATCGCCGCCGCCCGCCGCCGTGCCCCCTTGCTCGGCCTGGGGGGCTAA
- a CDS encoding AEC family transporter, producing MQVVLDVALPVFAIIIAGYAGGRTVLGQEASSALSAFVYWFALPAVLLLSMARQPLSDIFNLSFIGAFLGSMLMVYALGWLLGWLKGRGDGAEINSLQALNASFSNTGYMGIPLFLAAYGADQLLPAIIATVIMSVVMIGLAVIAMEMARSHGAGLGRALADVGKALLRNPLIVSSFAGLAWNLAGLPVPQPVVNFCQLLGAAAGPCALFAIGVFLAGRPLELAWRQVGWLVPLKLLVHPLLAWLLIETVFPLDRFWTGATLLLAALPTGALTFVMASQYKVYVERTSQVILLSTIASVPVLSVILVLYANR from the coding sequence ATGCAGGTTGTCCTCGACGTCGCCTTGCCGGTGTTCGCCATCATCATCGCCGGCTATGCCGGCGGGCGCACAGTGCTGGGGCAAGAGGCGTCAAGTGCGCTGTCCGCCTTCGTCTATTGGTTCGCCTTGCCGGCGGTGCTGCTGCTGTCCATGGCGCGGCAGCCCTTATCCGACATTTTCAACCTGTCCTTCATCGGTGCCTTCTTGGGCTCCATGCTGATGGTCTACGCCCTGGGCTGGCTGCTGGGCTGGCTGAAGGGCAGGGGGGATGGCGCCGAAATCAACTCGTTGCAGGCGCTCAACGCCAGTTTCTCCAATACCGGCTATATGGGCATCCCGCTGTTTCTGGCCGCCTATGGCGCCGACCAGCTGCTGCCGGCGATCATCGCCACCGTGATCATGAGCGTGGTGATGATCGGTCTGGCGGTCATCGCCATGGAAATGGCCCGCTCGCACGGGGCCGGGCTGGGCCGCGCTTTGGCCGATGTCGGCAAGGCCCTGCTCCGTAACCCGCTGATCGTATCGTCGTTTGCCGGGCTGGCCTGGAATTTGGCGGGCTTGCCGGTGCCGCAGCCGGTGGTCAACTTCTGTCAATTGCTGGGCGCGGCCGCCGGTCCCTGCGCCTTGTTCGCCATCGGCGTGTTCCTAGCCGGGCGCCCGCTGGAACTGGCGTGGCGGCAGGTGGGGTGGCTGGTGCCACTGAAATTGCTGGTCCATCCGTTGTTGGCCTGGCTGCTGATCGAGACCGTGTTCCCGCTTGACCGCTTCTGGACCGGGGCGACGCTGCTGCTGGCCGCGCTGCCCACCGGGGCGCTGACCTTCGTCATGGCCAGTCAGTACAAGGTCTATGTGGAGCGCACCTCGCAGGTGATTCTGCTGTCCACCATCGCCTCGGTGCCGGTTTTGTCGGTGATCCTGGTGCTCTACGCCAATCGGTAA
- a CDS encoding ABC-F family ATP-binding cassette domain-containing protein has translation MIRFENITKQNSHRILFFEASAALNRGEKIGLVGPNGAGKTTLFRMIAGEEAPDEGQVSIEKQVSVGYFNQDVGEMAGRSAVAEVMDGAGPVSTVAAELAQLEAAMCDPEQADAMDAIIERYGEVQARFEELGGYELEGRAREVLAGLSFSQEMMDTDVGALSGGWKMRVALGRILLMRPDAMLLDEPSNHLDLESLIWLEGFLKGYDGALLMTSHDREFMNRIVTKIIEIDGGSLTSYSGDYEFYERQRALNEKQQQAQFERQQAMLAKEVKFIERFKARASHAAQVQSRVKKLDKIERVEPPMRRHVVAFDFATPPRSGEDVAVLRNAHKAYGGRIIYEGLDFTIRRKERWCVMGVNGAGKSTLLKLVAGVSEPDSGTVTVGASVKMGYFSQHAMERLDGAMTVFESLESAFPQANQGSLRALAGCFGFSGDDVEKKCRFLSGGEKARLVMAIMLFNPPNFLVLDEPTNHLDLDTKEMLIKALAAYEGTMLFVSHDRHFLAALSNRVLELTPEGIHQYSGGYTEYVARTGHEAPGLHS, from the coding sequence ATGATACGCTTTGAAAACATCACCAAGCAGAACAGCCACCGGATTTTGTTCTTCGAGGCCTCCGCCGCCCTGAACCGGGGCGAGAAAATCGGCCTGGTCGGCCCCAACGGCGCCGGCAAGACCACCTTGTTCCGGATGATCGCCGGCGAGGAAGCCCCCGACGAAGGCCAAGTCTCCATCGAGAAACAGGTCTCGGTCGGCTATTTCAACCAGGATGTGGGCGAAATGGCGGGCCGCAGCGCGGTGGCGGAAGTGATGGACGGGGCCGGTCCGGTCAGCACCGTGGCGGCGGAACTGGCCCAACTGGAAGCGGCCATGTGCGATCCCGAACAAGCCGATGCCATGGATGCCATCATCGAACGCTATGGCGAAGTGCAGGCCCGCTTCGAGGAACTGGGCGGCTACGAGTTGGAGGGCCGCGCGCGCGAGGTGCTGGCCGGTCTCAGCTTCAGCCAGGAGATGATGGACACCGATGTGGGCGCCCTGTCGGGCGGCTGGAAGATGCGCGTGGCCTTGGGCCGCATCCTGCTGATGCGCCCCGACGCCATGCTGCTGGACGAACCCAGCAACCACCTGGACCTTGAAAGCCTGATCTGGTTGGAAGGTTTCCTCAAGGGCTATGACGGCGCCTTGCTGATGACCTCGCACGACCGCGAATTCATGAACCGCATCGTCACCAAGATCATCGAGATCGACGGCGGCTCGCTGACCAGCTATTCCGGCGATTACGAATTCTACGAACGCCAGCGGGCCTTGAACGAAAAGCAGCAGCAGGCCCAGTTCGAACGCCAGCAGGCCATGCTGGCCAAGGAAGTGAAATTCATCGAACGCTTCAAGGCTCGTGCCTCGCACGCCGCCCAGGTGCAAAGCCGGGTGAAGAAGCTGGACAAGATCGAACGCGTCGAACCGCCCATGCGCCGTCATGTGGTGGCCTTCGACTTCGCCACGCCGCCGCGCTCGGGCGAGGATGTGGCGGTGCTGCGCAATGCGCATAAGGCCTATGGCGGTCGGATCATCTATGAGGGGCTCGACTTCACCATCCGCCGCAAGGAGCGCTGGTGCGTCATGGGCGTCAACGGCGCCGGCAAATCGACCTTGTTGAAGCTGGTGGCCGGGGTGAGCGAACCCGATAGCGGCACCGTCACGGTGGGCGCCAGCGTCAAGATGGGCTATTTCTCCCAGCACGCCATGGAGCGGCTTGATGGCGCCATGACCGTGTTCGAATCCCTGGAAAGCGCCTTCCCCCAGGCCAACCAGGGGTCGCTGCGGGCATTGGCCGGCTGTTTCGGCTTTTCCGGCGATGACGTGGAAAAGAAGTGCCGTTTCCTGTCGGGCGGGGAAAAGGCCCGGCTGGTGATGGCCATCATGCTGTTCAATCCGCCCAATTTCCTGGTGCTGGACGAGCCCACCAACCACCTGGATCTCGACACCAAGGAAATGCTGATCAAGGCGCTGGCCGCCTATGAGGGCACCATGCTGTTCGTGTCGCACGATCGTCATTTCCTCGCCGCCCTGTCCAACCGGGTGTTGGAACTGACGCCCGAGGGCATTCACCAGTACAGCGGCGGCTACACCGAATACGTGGCCCGCACCGGACATGAAGCCCCCGGCCTGCATAGCTGA
- a CDS encoding long-chain-fatty-acid--luciferin-component ligase: MSADDSFAQPQFTLPQADKEARLLHGLTEAIRHHCAGCPPYAALVHALYPHWQDSAQLTALPMVPASLFKSMTLSTQTGRPTVTTLTSSGTSGRAVSRISVDGETADRQAKAMSAALQPVLGRQRLPMLILDSQTALAGGGRINARAAGILGLMRFGRDHVFALNEAMECDTTAIDGFLSRHGQAPFLMFGFTFMVWAHFFEAIRHRGLDLSHGILVHGGGWKSMIDRRVDNAVFRSAFQTSTGLRHIHDFYGMAEQMGTLFVEGDDGLLYAPDFADIIIRDPVTLAPLPVGETGVIQVLSLVPRSYPGNSVLTEDMGVVVHVDQPASAGRLGKAFRVLGRIPRSEIRGCGDTFAQGMRA; the protein is encoded by the coding sequence ATGAGCGCAGACGACAGCTTCGCCCAACCGCAATTCACCCTGCCCCAGGCGGACAAGGAAGCGCGGCTGCTCCACGGACTGACCGAGGCGATCCGCCATCATTGCGCCGGATGCCCGCCTTATGCCGCGCTGGTGCACGCACTTTATCCGCATTGGCAGGACAGTGCCCAATTGACCGCCCTGCCCATGGTGCCGGCCAGTCTGTTCAAGTCCATGACGCTGTCCACGCAAACCGGACGACCGACGGTGACCACGCTGACCTCCAGCGGCACCTCGGGCCGGGCGGTCAGCCGCATCAGCGTCGACGGAGAAACCGCCGACCGCCAGGCAAAGGCCATGAGCGCAGCCTTGCAGCCGGTGCTGGGCCGCCAACGCCTGCCCATGCTGATCCTGGACAGCCAGACGGCGCTTGCCGGCGGTGGTCGCATCAATGCCCGTGCCGCCGGCATCTTGGGGCTGATGCGGTTCGGCCGCGATCACGTCTTCGCCCTGAACGAGGCGATGGAATGCGATACTACCGCCATCGACGGCTTTCTGTCCCGCCATGGTCAGGCGCCGTTTCTGATGTTCGGCTTCACCTTCATGGTCTGGGCCCACTTCTTCGAAGCCATTCGCCATCGCGGATTGGACCTGTCGCACGGTATCTTGGTCCATGGCGGCGGCTGGAAGTCCATGATCGACCGCCGCGTCGACAATGCGGTGTTTCGCTCGGCCTTCCAAACGTCTACCGGTCTGCGCCACATCCATGATTTCTATGGCATGGCCGAGCAGATGGGCACCTTGTTCGTCGAGGGCGATGACGGCCTGCTCTATGCGCCCGACTTCGCCGACATCATCATCCGCGATCCCGTCACCCTGGCGCCGCTGCCCGTGGGCGAAACCGGGGTGATCCAGGTGCTGAGCCTGGTGCCGCGCAGTTACCCCGGCAACTCGGTGCTGACCGAGGATATGGGAGTTGTCGTCCATGTGGATCAGCCGGCATCGGCGGGACGCCTGGGCAAGGCGTTCCGGGTGCTGGGCCGGATACCCCGGTCCGAAATCCGCGGTTGCGGCGACACTTTCGCGCAAGGGATGAGGGCATGA
- a CDS encoding HU family DNA-binding protein, whose translation MNKADLVSRVAELSGLTKADSEKAVDGVFEAITAALKGGDEVRLVGFGSFSVASRAASEGRNPRTGEKIQIPASKQPKFSAGKGLKEAVNGK comes from the coding sequence ATGAACAAGGCTGATCTGGTTTCGCGCGTTGCCGAGCTTTCCGGTCTGACCAAGGCTGATTCGGAAAAGGCCGTCGACGGCGTGTTCGAGGCGATCACTGCGGCCCTGAAGGGCGGCGATGAAGTGCGTCTGGTTGGTTTCGGCAGCTTCTCGGTCGCTTCCCGCGCCGCTTCCGAAGGCCGCAACCCCCGCACCGGCGAAAAGATTCAAATTCCGGCCTCCAAGCAGCCGAAGTTCTCGGCCGGCAAGGGTCTGAAGGAAGCCGTCAACGGCAAGTAA
- the katG gene encoding catalase/peroxidase HPI has protein sequence MVEVHGTSAGKCPVMHGANTTASTSKSDWWPNALNLDILHQHDTKTSPMGQGFDYRTELAKLDVAALKHDLHALMTDSQDWWPADWGHYGGLMIRMAWHAAGSYRIADGRGGAGTGNQRFAPLNSWPDNVNLDKARRLLWPIKKKYGNKISWADLIVLAGTIAYESMGLKTFGFAFGREDIWHPEKDVYWGSEKEWLAPSGAEGSRYSGERDLENPLAAVMMGLIYVNPEGVDGKPDPLKTARDVRMTFARMAMNDEETVALTAGGHTVGKAHGNGDAGKLGPAPEGAELEEQGFGWMNHSSRGIGRDTVTSGIEGAWTTHPTKWDNGYFDLLLGYDWWLQKSPAGAWQWEPINIREEDMPVDVEDPSIRCKPIMTDADMAMRYDPEYRKIAERFHKDPAYFSETFARAWFKLTHRDMGPKVRYLGPDVPTEDLIWQDPVPMGRSDYDVAAVKAKIAACGLSVAEMVATAWDSARTFRGSDMRGGANGARLRLTPQKDWPGNEPARLAKVLAILEPIAAGSGASIADVIVLAGNVGVEQAIKAAGFDVVVPFSPGRGDATDAMTDAASFAALEPIHDGYRNWLKQDYAVSAEEMMLDRTQLMGLTAHEMTALVGGMRVLGTNHGGSKHGVFTEREGALTTDFFVTLTDMAYAWKPVGRNLYEIRDRKTGAVKWTATRVDLVFGSNAVLRAYAEVYAQDDNKEKFVTDFVAAWTKVMNADRFDLT, from the coding sequence ATGGTCGAAGTTCATGGAACAAGTGCCGGCAAATGCCCGGTCATGCACGGCGCCAACACCACCGCCAGCACGTCAAAAAGCGATTGGTGGCCGAACGCCCTTAACCTCGACATCCTGCATCAGCACGATACCAAGACCAGCCCCATGGGCCAGGGCTTCGACTATCGGACCGAACTCGCCAAGCTCGACGTGGCGGCTCTCAAGCATGACCTGCACGCCCTGATGACCGACAGCCAGGATTGGTGGCCGGCGGATTGGGGCCATTACGGTGGCCTGATGATCCGCATGGCCTGGCATGCCGCCGGTTCCTACCGCATCGCCGATGGTCGCGGCGGTGCCGGCACCGGCAACCAGCGTTTCGCCCCGCTCAATTCCTGGCCCGACAATGTCAACCTGGACAAGGCCCGCCGCCTGCTGTGGCCGATCAAGAAGAAATACGGCAACAAGATCAGTTGGGCCGACCTGATCGTCCTGGCCGGCACCATCGCCTATGAATCCATGGGCCTGAAGACCTTCGGCTTCGCTTTTGGCCGCGAAGATATCTGGCATCCGGAAAAGGACGTCTATTGGGGCTCGGAAAAGGAATGGCTGGCCCCCAGCGGCGCCGAGGGCAGCCGTTATTCCGGCGAACGTGATCTGGAAAACCCGCTGGCCGCGGTGATGATGGGGCTGATCTACGTCAATCCCGAGGGCGTGGACGGCAAGCCCGACCCGTTGAAAACCGCCCGCGACGTGCGCATGACCTTCGCCCGCATGGCCATGAACGACGAGGAAACAGTGGCCCTGACCGCCGGCGGCCATACGGTCGGCAAGGCCCACGGCAACGGCGATGCCGGTAAGCTGGGACCGGCACCGGAAGGGGCCGAGCTCGAGGAGCAGGGGTTTGGCTGGATGAACCACAGCAGCCGGGGCATCGGCCGCGACACCGTGACCAGCGGCATCGAAGGCGCCTGGACCACCCACCCCACCAAGTGGGACAACGGCTATTTCGACCTGCTGTTGGGTTATGACTGGTGGCTGCAAAAATCCCCCGCCGGGGCTTGGCAGTGGGAACCCATCAACATCAGGGAAGAGGATATGCCGGTGGATGTGGAGGATCCCTCCATCCGCTGTAAGCCGATCATGACCGACGCCGATATGGCGATGAGATACGATCCCGAATACCGCAAGATCGCCGAGCGTTTCCACAAGGACCCCGCCTATTTCTCGGAAACCTTCGCCCGGGCCTGGTTCAAGCTGACCCACCGCGACATGGGGCCGAAGGTGCGCTATCTCGGCCCCGACGTGCCCACGGAAGACCTGATCTGGCAAGATCCGGTGCCCATGGGCCGTAGCGATTATGACGTCGCGGCGGTAAAGGCCAAAATCGCCGCCTGCGGCCTGAGCGTGGCCGAGATGGTGGCCACCGCCTGGGACAGCGCCCGCACCTTCCGTGGTTCGGACATGCGCGGCGGCGCCAATGGCGCCCGCCTCCGCCTGACCCCGCAAAAGGATTGGCCCGGCAACGAACCGGCGCGCTTGGCCAAGGTCTTGGCCATTCTCGAACCCATCGCCGCCGGGTCCGGCGCCAGCATCGCCGACGTCATCGTCCTGGCCGGAAACGTGGGGGTCGAACAAGCGATCAAGGCCGCCGGCTTTGATGTTGTCGTCCCCTTCTCACCCGGTCGCGGCGATGCCACCGACGCCATGACCGATGCCGCCTCGTTCGCGGCGCTGGAACCCATCCACGACGGCTATCGCAACTGGCTCAAGCAGGATTATGCCGTCAGCGCCGAAGAGATGATGCTGGATCGCACTCAATTGATGGGCCTGACCGCCCATGAGATGACGGCGCTGGTGGGCGGCATGCGCGTGCTGGGCACCAATCACGGCGGCAGCAAGCACGGCGTCTTCACCGAACGCGAAGGCGCGCTGACCACCGACTTCTTCGTCACTCTGACCGACATGGCCTATGCCTGGAAGCCGGTGGGCCGCAATCTCTACGAGATCCGCGACCGCAAGACCGGCGCCGTCAAATGGACGGCGACCCGGGTGGATCTGGTCTTCGGCTCGAACGCCGTTCTGCGCGCTTATGCCGAAGTCTATGCCCAGGATGACAACAAGGAAAAATTCGTCACCGACTTCGTCGCCGCCTGGACCAAGGTCATGAACGCGGATCGTTTTGACCTGACCTGA
- a CDS encoding cyclic nucleotide-binding domain-containing protein, producing MSNLSNSRRKVFAPGSLIFEEGTPGSEAYVVEYGRVSVYKTVQGKRIAIGTILQGGIFGEMALIDDQPRMASALAEEETACVVIGKERLTEQLEKAPKGVRVIVGALLGNIRLMGAELAEARVVLSETEPS from the coding sequence ATGAGTAATCTGTCCAATTCGCGGCGTAAGGTCTTCGCCCCCGGTTCGCTGATCTTCGAGGAAGGCACCCCAGGGTCCGAAGCCTATGTGGTCGAATATGGCCGAGTCTCGGTCTACAAGACAGTGCAGGGCAAGCGCATCGCCATCGGCACCATCCTGCAAGGCGGCATCTTCGGCGAAATGGCGTTGATCGACGACCAACCGCGCATGGCCTCGGCCCTGGCGGAAGAGGAAACCGCCTGCGTCGTCATCGGCAAGGAGCGCCTGACCGAGCAATTGGAAAAAGCCCCCAAGGGCGTGCGCGTCATCGTCGGCGCCCTGTTGGGCAATATCCGCCTGATGGGGGCCGAACTGGCCGAAGCCCGCGTCGTTCTGTCGGAGACCGAACCGTCATGA